One Candidatus Saccharibacteria bacterium RAAC3_TM7_1 genomic region harbors:
- a CDS encoding flavodoxin/nitric oxide synthase (RAAC3_TM7_1_122) produces the protein MKTLVVYDSKYGNTAKVAEWIVETATAYGSAHRKLANKVESGDFDGIDVLFIGTPTQGGRPTEHLQEVIDTYALTLPSTLHVAPFDTRLNSRTVGRWLKLLMRMIGFAAPKIAHSFQHGSTCIVERPEGFIVTGNEGPLAKGELERVTLWVRRVIRRSKKS, from the coding sequence ATGAAAACGCTGGTAGTATATGACTCAAAGTACGGTAATACCGCCAAGGTTGCTGAGTGGATTGTTGAAACCGCCACAGCGTATGGATCAGCGCACCGAAAGCTTGCCAATAAGGTGGAGAGTGGTGATTTCGACGGTATCGACGTACTCTTTATTGGTACGCCGACACAAGGTGGTCGACCGACAGAGCATCTGCAAGAAGTCATCGATACCTACGCGCTTACGCTGCCTAGCACGTTGCACGTTGCGCCGTTCGATACGCGCTTGAACTCAAGAACTGTCGGACGGTGGCTAAAGCTCCTGATGAGAATGATTGGGTTTGCTGCGCCAAAAATTGCCCACTCGTTTCAGCACGGTTCAACGTGTATTGTTGAGCGTCCCGAAGGCTTCATTGTTACTGGCAATGAAGGACCGCTCGCTAAAGGTGAGCTTGAGCGAGTCACCTTGTGGGTGAGACGTGTTATCAGGCGCAGCAAAAAGTCCTAA
- a CDS encoding hypothetical protein (RAAC3_TM7_1_123), whose product MKSKLTSVMKKRWFIATTSLLVGVLVVLGVRFVTYHPAERPHYHANFAVYINGQREAFKSLKYYEETAAAVCAAEPHEAKMTPLSRVHMHGMVSDVVHVEDELVTWGNFFAVLDWGVGDTYFSTGQDVYTTAGGKKLTFMVNGKKVDSITNRVIGDQDKVLINYGNQTPEQLQAEYKGIQNKAKDENNSSDPAGCGSNMGAPTMRDRFMHLL is encoded by the coding sequence ATGAAATCTAAACTTACGAGTGTTATGAAAAAACGTTGGTTCATCGCCACCACTAGCCTATTAGTCGGTGTACTTGTAGTGTTGGGCGTCCGATTTGTCACTTACCATCCTGCTGAAAGACCACATTATCATGCTAACTTTGCAGTCTACATCAATGGCCAGCGCGAAGCATTCAAAAGCTTAAAATATTATGAGGAAACAGCCGCCGCTGTTTGTGCGGCTGAACCGCATGAGGCCAAGATGACACCACTGTCACGGGTGCATATGCACGGTATGGTTAGCGACGTCGTGCACGTGGAGGATGAGCTAGTTACTTGGGGTAACTTCTTCGCTGTGTTGGACTGGGGGGTTGGCGACACCTACTTTAGTACCGGGCAAGATGTCTACACTACAGCCGGAGGCAAAAAGCTAACGTTCATGGTGAATGGCAAAAAAGTTGATAGTATCACCAACCGGGTAATTGGCGACCAGGACAAGGTGCTGATTAACTATGGCAACCAAACGCCAGAGCAACTCCAGGCTGAGTACAAGGGTATCCAAAATAAAGCAAAAGACGAGAACAATTCCAGCGATCCAGCGGGCTGCGGCAGTAATATGGGCGCTCCGACAATGCGTGATCGCTTCATGCATCTACTCTAG
- a CDS encoding hypothetical protein (RAAC3_TM7_1_124), whose product MIKYIIVGVVVVLLGVAVFTGDSLNKGAGQAQPGTSFDALVGRPASDFTLTSYDGKDYTLSQLKGKKVILFFNEGLMCYPACWNQIAALGTDEQLNSGDVVALSIVGDARDGWREAIDRMPDLGKGTILLDSDKSVSRQYDMLNLPSSMHSGMLPGHTFVLVDEKGIVRYTFDDPKMGNRNDMLLKEIKKMEEAS is encoded by the coding sequence ATGATTAAATATATTATAGTTGGCGTGGTGGTGGTACTACTCGGCGTCGCTGTCTTTACGGGTGACAGTCTGAATAAGGGCGCTGGCCAAGCTCAGCCCGGTACTTCCTTTGACGCGCTGGTTGGCCGTCCGGCATCGGACTTTACACTTACCTCGTATGACGGCAAAGATTACACGCTCAGTCAGCTGAAAGGCAAAAAGGTGATTCTCTTTTTCAATGAAGGTTTGATGTGTTACCCGGCATGCTGGAACCAAATTGCAGCGCTCGGCACTGATGAGCAGTTGAATAGTGGTGACGTGGTGGCACTTAGTATTGTCGGAGATGCCCGTGATGGCTGGCGCGAAGCGATCGATAGGATGCCCGATCTCGGCAAGGGAACAATCCTGTTAGACTCCGACAAGTCGGTTTCGCGGCAGTACGATATGCTCAATCTGCCTTCATCGATGCATAGCGGCATGTTACCAGGCCACACTTTTGTGCTGGTTGATGAGAAAGGTATTGTTCGCTATACGTTTGACGATCCCAAGATGGGAAATAGGAATGATATGTTACTGAAGGAAATTAAAAAAATGGAGGAAGCAAGTTAA
- a CDS encoding Cytochrome c biogenesis protein transmembrane region (RAAC3_TM7_1_125), with product MDIVSTASLVTAFLAGIAALFAPCCIGVLLPAYLASVFKTKSKIFLMTFFYYLGLLTVFLPLGLGMAGLGALFSRYHVIIFTLGGLFMIALGVALVLGRSYMLPMRIKPQLKGHDPGSLYVLGIFSGIATSCCAPVLAGVLALSAIPGSWVLGPVYSLAFVTGLVLPLFIMAFLIDKANVMEKFSAIRRVISYRLAGRAINVNLSHLISGFLFIAIGLFIIIFERASPEGTSVYQLKLNLLAAEVTRTVSQVTQLIPEYAWAVIFTLLFGLVAWVAYRQARRSEIVKGRKDD from the coding sequence GTGGATATTGTCAGTACGGCATCGTTGGTCACCGCCTTTTTGGCAGGCATTGCCGCCTTGTTTGCTCCATGTTGCATAGGAGTATTGTTACCAGCATATCTGGCGTCGGTCTTTAAAACAAAGAGCAAAATTTTTCTAATGACATTTTTCTACTATCTAGGCCTACTGACGGTCTTTTTGCCGCTGGGGCTGGGGATGGCTGGACTCGGCGCGCTGTTTAGTCGCTATCACGTCATAATCTTCACGCTCGGCGGTTTGTTTATGATCGCGCTCGGGGTTGCTCTGGTGCTCGGCCGATCCTATATGTTGCCGATGCGCATTAAGCCGCAACTAAAGGGTCATGACCCGGGCTCGCTCTATGTGCTGGGTATCTTCTCGGGTATTGCAACCAGTTGCTGCGCTCCAGTGCTGGCCGGTGTATTGGCGTTATCGGCGATTCCAGGCTCGTGGGTGTTGGGTCCGGTCTATTCGTTGGCGTTTGTCACTGGGCTGGTGCTGCCGCTGTTCATCATGGCGTTTCTTATCGACAAGGCCAATGTCATGGAAAAGTTTAGCGCGATTCGCCGCGTCATATCCTACCGGCTGGCGGGCAGGGCGATTAACGTCAATCTGTCTCATTTGATATCCGGTTTTCTGTTTATTGCTATCGGACTTTTCATCATTATCTTTGAGAGGGCAAGTCCGGAAGGAACGAGCGTGTACCAGCTGAAGCTAAACTTACTGGCTGCCGAAGTGACGCGGACAGTTAGTCAGGTGACGCAGCTTATCCCAGAGTATGCCTGGGCAGTCATCTTTACGCTACTGTTTGGACTGGTGGCATGGGTCGCCTACCGACAGGCACGTCGGAGTGAAATTGTGAAAGGGAGGAAAGATGATTAA
- a CDS encoding hypothetical protein (RAAC3_TM7_1_126): MILFYSFVTISLIFIAVLAARGRLPRLVCAICAGIALTWLGLLALSKLGGIHDDVILALLMGQSISGLFYLLRDKVPRSLRIFTLPFFLSLTAASYALIKTETVLLAFGLVAVVWVVAWAIFIYRNDPGKKPLVDNVMDCCGGEK; this comes from the coding sequence ATGATTCTCTTTTATAGCTTTGTAACGATCAGCCTAATCTTTATTGCTGTACTGGCAGCACGTGGGAGATTACCTAGGCTAGTCTGCGCGATCTGTGCAGGCATTGCACTCACTTGGCTAGGGTTACTTGCTTTATCTAAACTGGGAGGTATTCATGACGATGTAATCCTGGCGCTGCTGATGGGACAAAGCATCAGCGGGCTATTCTATTTGCTACGCGACAAAGTTCCAAGAAGCCTACGTATCTTTACTCTGCCATTCTTCTTGTCGCTAACCGCTGCTTCTTACGCGCTCATTAAAACTGAAACAGTTTTGCTGGCATTTGGTCTGGTGGCGGTCGTATGGGTGGTGGCTTGGGCTATATTTATCTATCGTAACGATCCAGGCAAGAAACCGCTGGTCGACAACGTCATGGACTGTTGTGGAGGAGAGAAGTAG
- a CDS encoding hypothetical protein (RAAC3_TM7_1_127), whose amino-acid sequence MYGRLFQLQEETLKTLANQKRLEIVQLLGQGELTVSEMIEMLGISQSNLSQHLAVLRRYQIVATRKEGLYVYYRLTDGHIAEAIKQLREFLKIRYAYEPEITKLNRLNDPALYPIVKDPVCGMRLSESEAYASVMHNNKSYHFCASGCYDKFTAHTARYINVKNVNQGGIPYAL is encoded by the coding sequence ATGTATGGCAGACTATTTCAGCTCCAAGAGGAAACACTCAAGACGCTCGCCAACCAGAAGCGTCTAGAGATCGTCCAGCTTCTCGGTCAAGGGGAGCTGACAGTGAGTGAAATGATAGAAATGCTCGGTATTAGTCAGTCAAACCTATCCCAGCACTTAGCTGTCCTGAGGCGTTACCAGATCGTCGCTACCCGCAAGGAAGGCCTCTACGTCTACTACCGGCTGACTGACGGGCATATTGCCGAAGCTATTAAACAATTGCGTGAGTTTCTAAAAATTCGCTATGCATACGAACCCGAAATCACTAAGCTTAACCGCTTGAACGACCCTGCTCTTTATCCGATCGTCAAGGATCCAGTCTGCGGTATGCGCCTCAGCGAGTCAGAGGCATATGCCTCAGTCATGCACAATAACAAGTCCTATCACTTCTGTGCCAGCGGGTGCTACGATAAATTCACAGCACATACGGCACGATACATTAATGTAAAGAATGTCAATCAAGGAGGTATACCCTATGCTCTATAA
- a CDS encoding hypothetical protein (RAAC3_TM7_1_128) yields MLYNYDMLGSYSVWDGILMFLMMVLIVFAIIWAVHYVSRSGSDDNALTILKKRYARGEIDKKEYEEKKAELQ; encoded by the coding sequence ATGCTCTATAACTATGACATGCTAGGCAGTTACAGTGTCTGGGATGGTATTCTCATGTTCCTAATGATGGTGCTGATAGTTTTTGCCATCATCTGGGCTGTCCACTATGTGAGCCGAAGTGGCAGCGATGATAATGCTCTTACTATTCTCAAGAAGCGTTATGCCCGCGGCGAAATTGACAAGAAAGAATACGAGGAAAAGAAAGCGGAGCTGCAATAG
- a CDS encoding hypothetical protein (RAAC3_TM7_1_129), with protein MQLILLTHIILLTLSLVATAGMIGAHLLSHAIPTKLIALNAGGTLVGLGAGGILLLFKPLGLDCLLLLGYLLVFSAVQAFLYKKNLPRNLGLEV; from the coding sequence ATGCAGTTAATTCTACTCACCCACATCATACTCCTCACCCTCTCGCTCGTAGCAACGGCCGGTATGATCGGCGCCCACTTACTTTCACATGCTATTCCCACAAAACTTATAGCACTTAATGCTGGCGGAACGCTGGTCGGACTGGGAGCCGGCGGCATCTTGCTGCTTTTCAAGCCGCTCGGGCTCGACTGCCTGCTGCTCCTTGGCTATCTGCTTGTCTTCAGTGCAGTCCAAGCGTTTCTCTACAAAAAGAATTTACCCCGCAATCTTGGGCTGGAAGTCTAA
- a CDS encoding hypothetical protein (RAAC3_TM7_1_130): MKQLYEGYHTQKFKKGETIFVRDYEPTHAYAIKSGVIRAFAYTPELEEKSVAFIVKNELFPVGWLFSKTTIALFYYVAHTDCELYVVDKNTFHQALAADSLLAHEMLGHMVNDYVTKSLHITALEQSRARLKLLYTLYNFSLRYGTSVMKDVIRINIPLTQKDLASFAGLTRETVALETLDIKKDGIISTRRKYYIVNLTKLVTAIKEDDLDFQPKIAG; the protein is encoded by the coding sequence GTGAAGCAACTGTACGAAGGCTATCACACCCAAAAGTTCAAAAAAGGCGAGACGATATTTGTCCGCGACTATGAACCAACTCACGCCTATGCCATTAAATCCGGCGTCATACGCGCATTTGCCTATACGCCTGAGCTGGAGGAAAAATCCGTCGCTTTCATTGTGAAGAACGAGCTATTTCCAGTCGGCTGGCTATTCTCAAAAACGACCATCGCGCTCTTTTACTACGTCGCCCATACCGACTGTGAGCTCTATGTTGTCGACAAAAATACCTTCCACCAGGCGTTAGCTGCCGATTCGCTACTGGCACATGAAATGCTTGGTCATATGGTGAATGACTATGTGACGAAGTCGCTCCACATTACCGCGTTGGAGCAGTCACGTGCACGCCTAAAACTCCTCTATACTTTGTATAATTTTTCGCTCCGTTACGGTACCTCGGTTATGAAAGATGTCATTCGGATCAATATTCCGCTGACGCAGAAAGACTTAGCGAGTTTTGCTGGCCTGACCCGTGAAACGGTGGCGCTCGAGACGCTGGACATCAAAAAAGACGGAATCATCTCGACCCGTCGTAAATACTATATAGTTAACCTGACAAAATTGGTGACAGCGATCAAAGAAGACGACTTAGACTTCCAGCCCAAGATTGCGGGGTAA
- a CDS encoding hypothetical protein (RAAC3_TM7_1_131): MQDYNERELKNKIDAFLTRKLSERLGSPLGFKADYLDRTKAVAALLLTHSRTSARIRGLSPFRKEHPVSGSASRYLAT, encoded by the coding sequence ATGCAAGACTATAACGAAAGAGAACTTAAAAATAAGATCGATGCCTTTTTAACGCGTAAATTATCCGAGCGACTCGGTTCGCCGCTCGGGTTTAAGGCCGACTACCTCGACCGCACGAAGGCAGTAGCTGCGCTACTGCTAACTCATAGTCGTACCTCCGCTAGAATACGCGGGCTCTCCCCGTTTAGAAAAGAGCATCCCGTCTCTGGCTCTGCTTCGCGCTACCTCGCTACTTAG
- a CDS encoding Prepilin-type cleavage/methylation protein (RAAC3_TM7_1_132), which yields MSGNELLPARNRRPGGFTIVELLIVIVVIAILAAITIVAYNGIQTRAKNTKTINATAAWIKALRLYEADNGDYPTVTSCLGTTTTYPDNTQCWNNASWTVKSSFLTLMQPYLSSFPEPDTTNIDTVNTPRRGALYTISGAVKYVYMSLIGVTSCPTMSIPTYSGGNTDQGRYCIYQLN from the coding sequence ATGTCCGGCAATGAGCTTCTGCCTGCAAGGAACCGGCGACCGGGCGGCTTTACGATTGTTGAGCTCTTGATCGTTATTGTGGTGATCGCGATTTTAGCGGCAATTACGATCGTGGCATATAACGGTATCCAGACACGAGCAAAAAATACTAAAACAATTAATGCAACCGCGGCCTGGATTAAAGCCCTTAGGCTGTACGAGGCAGATAACGGCGACTACCCGACGGTGACTTCTTGCCTTGGTACGACCACTACTTATCCCGACAATACCCAATGCTGGAACAACGCGAGCTGGACCGTTAAGTCAAGTTTCTTAACCTTGATGCAGCCATATCTTTCTTCCTTCCCCGAACCAGATACAACCAATATCGACACCGTTAATACTCCACGGCGAGGAGCACTCTACACCATCAGCGGCGCCGTTAAATATGTATACATGAGCTTAATCGGTGTCACAAGCTGCCCTACCATGAGTATTCCTACCTATAGTGGCGGCAACACCGATCAAGGACGATATTGCATTTACCAGCTCAATTGA
- a CDS encoding clp protease ATP binding subunit (RAAC3_TM7_1_133) has product MDVVFNYSSQRAVKARLARHLGGASGRLILILTIVLIVGGLLLVGVGVSLGWLLVGVAALPAMIVEWQQQELTKLPIAKRPRSIDELLSGDVLGYVPKNPSPQMIAAAVSSVRGGLFFGVRFGLTPNFLQQISSDDQGAAAAVWRDALALRERMGQAELTAGMLVYALIKQFSEHEALLAHNHLSLTDVRDGIMWQQHLEQLIRGHTKPRRTGGIARDWSFGYTPLLGRFGQNISQQISRGGLLTVDLESHQDAVEQLVSTFSHKGRQNAVLVGPTGAGKSTIVHAFAERLLDASSDLPGTLKFRQVVMLDSSSLLSAAPGRGELEHLIMNIFGEAYAAKNVIICLDDAQLFFEEGIGSVDLSNVLQPILDAGRLRIILTMDEQRFLKIGQRNASLVNALNRISVAPASKHETIAVMQDQLIVTEFQRNVTFTYQSLHEAYRLSERYVHDLAMPGRALKLLESAASFSENGLVTMNSVQKAIEQTMDVKVGVASGEDEREKLLNLEAHIHERMINQTRAVGVVSDALRRARAGVRNENRPIGTFLFLGPTGVGKTELAKALADVYFGGEERMVRLDMNEYVQNEDVARLIADGASDSSSLTAQVMKQPFSVVLLDEIEKAHPNVLTTLLQMLDEGILRDIKNREVSFRDAIVIATSNAGADRIREYIERGHSMEHYEAQFIDELISSGQFKPEFINRFDEIVTFTPLGKAELLKVADLMIAGVNKTLALQKLKVVVADDAKQLLVEEGYDPRLGARPMRRVVQRVVENNVAKAVLASTVSPGSAITITVDQVRDTLERQV; this is encoded by the coding sequence ATGGACGTAGTGTTTAATTATAGTAGCCAGCGAGCAGTCAAGGCGCGACTGGCGCGTCATCTTGGTGGAGCTAGTGGCCGTCTAATCTTAATTCTAACGATCGTATTGATCGTTGGCGGGCTACTGCTGGTCGGCGTCGGTGTCTCACTAGGCTGGTTGCTGGTCGGTGTGGCAGCGTTGCCAGCGATGATCGTCGAGTGGCAGCAGCAGGAGCTCACGAAACTTCCTATAGCGAAGCGCCCTCGTTCGATCGATGAGCTGCTAAGCGGTGACGTACTTGGCTATGTGCCGAAAAATCCCTCGCCTCAGATGATTGCGGCGGCGGTCTCGAGCGTGCGCGGCGGATTGTTCTTTGGTGTTCGTTTTGGCCTGACGCCAAATTTCTTGCAGCAGATTTCCAGTGATGACCAAGGTGCGGCCGCTGCCGTCTGGCGAGATGCGCTTGCACTACGCGAACGGATGGGCCAGGCAGAACTGACCGCTGGCATGCTCGTCTATGCACTCATCAAGCAATTCTCCGAACATGAGGCGTTGTTGGCGCACAACCATCTTAGCCTTACCGATGTACGAGACGGGATTATGTGGCAACAGCATCTGGAGCAGCTCATCCGGGGGCATACAAAACCACGTCGTACTGGTGGTATCGCCCGCGACTGGTCGTTTGGCTATACGCCGCTACTCGGACGCTTTGGCCAGAACATTAGTCAACAAATCTCTCGCGGCGGTCTACTGACGGTTGATCTGGAAAGCCACCAAGATGCGGTCGAACAGCTAGTCAGTACCTTCTCACACAAGGGACGTCAAAATGCGGTACTGGTGGGTCCGACCGGTGCTGGTAAGTCAACGATTGTCCATGCGTTTGCCGAGCGGCTGCTGGACGCCTCGTCAGATCTGCCCGGTACGTTGAAGTTCCGTCAGGTGGTTATGCTTGACTCATCATCGCTCCTGTCGGCTGCGCCTGGTCGTGGAGAGTTGGAGCATCTAATCATGAATATCTTTGGCGAAGCCTATGCGGCTAAAAATGTCATCATCTGTCTTGATGATGCGCAGCTCTTCTTTGAGGAAGGTATTGGCTCGGTCGATCTTTCAAATGTCTTGCAACCGATCTTAGACGCCGGTCGTCTGCGTATTATCCTGACGATGGACGAGCAACGATTCTTAAAAATCGGCCAGCGCAACGCCAGTCTGGTCAACGCACTTAACCGTATCAGTGTCGCTCCAGCTAGCAAACATGAAACGATTGCTGTCATGCAAGACCAGCTGATTGTTACCGAATTTCAACGCAACGTAACCTTTACCTACCAGTCGCTACATGAAGCCTACCGCCTTAGTGAGCGGTATGTACACGATCTCGCCATGCCGGGTCGTGCACTGAAATTACTTGAATCAGCCGCTAGCTTCAGTGAAAATGGCCTCGTCACTATGAACTCAGTTCAAAAAGCCATCGAACAGACGATGGATGTGAAAGTTGGCGTAGCGTCGGGTGAAGACGAGCGCGAGAAGCTACTCAACCTTGAAGCGCACATTCATGAGCGGATGATCAACCAGACTCGTGCCGTCGGTGTGGTAAGCGATGCGCTCCGTCGTGCTCGCGCCGGAGTACGCAATGAAAACCGACCAATTGGCACTTTCCTCTTTTTAGGTCCCACTGGCGTCGGAAAAACTGAGTTGGCCAAAGCGCTCGCTGATGTCTATTTTGGCGGAGAGGAGCGAATGGTTCGGCTCGACATGAACGAATATGTGCAAAATGAAGATGTCGCCCGGCTGATCGCTGATGGTGCCAGTGACTCAAGCAGTCTGACCGCACAAGTTATGAAACAACCATTTAGCGTTGTACTACTCGACGAGATTGAAAAAGCGCATCCGAACGTACTAACGACATTGCTACAGATGCTCGATGAAGGTATTTTGCGTGATATCAAGAACCGAGAAGTTAGTTTTCGAGATGCCATCGTGATCGCAACCAGCAACGCTGGCGCCGACCGTATCCGTGAATACATCGAGCGTGGCCACAGCATGGAACATTACGAAGCACAATTTATTGACGAGTTGATAAGCTCCGGTCAGTTCAAGCCGGAGTTTATCAACCGTTTCGACGAGATTGTTACCTTTACACCGCTCGGTAAAGCAGAGCTACTGAAAGTTGCCGATCTGATGATTGCCGGTGTCAACAAGACGTTGGCTCTCCAAAAGCTAAAGGTAGTAGTGGCCGATGACGCGAAGCAGTTGCTGGTTGAAGAGGGTTACGACCCACGCCTCGGCGCCCGTCCGATGCGCCGCGTGGTGCAGCGGGTTGTCGAAAATAACGTAGCCAAAGCTGTACTTGCGAGCACGGTTAGTCCTGGTTCAGCCATTACGATAACGGTTGATCAAGTCAGAGATACGCTTGAACGACAAGTATAA
- a CDS encoding hypothetical protein (RAAC3_TM7_1_134), translating into MIIVWVLSWWYGAGWKAHIVRVRERLARTMDYFSINLLVRTLFAPYRQIAAGKVDGPIGLKLRAFVDRLISRFIGAFVRGFIILVGSVWLGVQALFGIVSIAIWAVVPLLPIVGFIAAIAGWAPRWT; encoded by the coding sequence ATGATAATTGTGTGGGTTCTCTCGTGGTGGTATGGCGCTGGCTGGAAGGCACATATCGTGAGGGTGCGTGAACGTTTGGCGCGGACAATGGATTACTTTTCGATCAATTTGCTTGTCCGGACGCTCTTTGCTCCTTACCGCCAGATAGCGGCCGGGAAAGTTGATGGCCCGATCGGTTTGAAATTGCGAGCCTTCGTTGATCGTCTCATCTCACGTTTTATCGGCGCTTTCGTACGCGGCTTCATCATACTAGTTGGTAGTGTTTGGCTCGGTGTGCAGGCACTGTTTGGCATAGTGTCAATTGCTATTTGGGCCGTTGTACCACTGCTGCCAATTGTCGGATTTATTGCGGCAATCGCCGGATGGGCACCACGATGGACGTAG
- a CDS encoding hypothetical protein (RAAC3_TM7_1_135) yields the protein MVHMSKPLVTVLGKAVRHAARLRGGGSALPGLVVERIDPHFIERALAQLPRGVVVISGTNGKTTTTKMVVELLESQGLKVFTNRTGSNFTRGVAAALLADIDLNGNLHADIAVLELDEAHAVHFVRTVKPRFVLLLNVMRDQLDRFGEIDKTAQLLQKVAETASDSIVINREDPRLLKIAANLPKEKVKFFGLDPSLTHLFPSDDELRSHKTPELTRKPAARAVLEEVNDSSAVFSLGTKKITATLKLEGIYNIFNAVAAVALVEAVVGSTLDQPKLLRRLEVITPAFGRGEKLIVGDLPLELVLVKNPGGFRLGLKSFPAHGYATMIAINDNYADGRDMSWLWDVEFDSLKETGVAYVSGVRAYDMALRLQYDEVEIGFVEPQLVKALQDFIAKHPDTPKRIYCTYTAMLALRRRLSKMTEVEVIS from the coding sequence ATGGTACATATGTCCAAACCTCTTGTCACCGTGCTCGGTAAAGCCGTCCGCCATGCGGCCAGACTGCGTGGCGGCGGTTCAGCCCTACCCGGACTGGTCGTCGAACGGATTGACCCGCACTTTATCGAGCGGGCTCTCGCCCAGCTACCTCGTGGCGTCGTAGTCATTAGTGGCACCAACGGCAAGACAACCACCACGAAGATGGTCGTCGAGCTGCTCGAAAGCCAAGGGCTCAAAGTGTTTACCAATCGCACCGGCAGCAACTTTACGCGCGGCGTTGCCGCCGCCCTGCTGGCAGATATTGACCTCAATGGTAATCTCCATGCCGATATTGCCGTGCTCGAGCTCGATGAAGCGCACGCCGTCCATTTCGTCCGTACTGTCAAACCACGCTTTGTACTACTGCTCAACGTCATGCGCGACCAGCTTGATCGCTTCGGCGAAATCGATAAAACCGCCCAGCTACTGCAAAAGGTCGCCGAGACAGCATCGGATTCTATTGTTATAAACCGAGAAGATCCGCGGCTGCTAAAAATAGCAGCTAATTTACCAAAAGAAAAAGTGAAGTTCTTTGGACTCGATCCATCATTGACTCATCTCTTTCCAAGTGATGACGAACTTCGCAGTCACAAAACACCTGAACTAACCCGAAAACCAGCGGCTCGTGCTGTACTAGAAGAAGTAAACGATTCTAGCGCCGTATTCTCTCTCGGCACGAAAAAGATCACGGCCACACTAAAGCTTGAAGGGATCTACAATATTTTCAATGCCGTTGCTGCTGTCGCCTTAGTTGAGGCAGTCGTCGGTTCCACACTCGACCAACCAAAATTGCTTCGCCGTCTGGAAGTGATTACCCCAGCATTTGGCCGCGGTGAAAAATTGATCGTCGGTGACCTGCCGCTCGAGCTGGTACTTGTCAAAAACCCCGGCGGTTTCCGACTCGGATTAAAGTCATTTCCAGCTCATGGCTACGCCACCATGATCGCCATCAACGACAATTATGCTGACGGCCGTGACATGAGCTGGCTGTGGGACGTGGAGTTTGATAGCTTGAAAGAAACTGGTGTTGCCTACGTGTCGGGCGTCCGCGCTTACGACATGGCCTTGCGCCTTCAGTACGATGAAGTTGAGATTGGTTTCGTCGAACCGCAGCTTGTAAAAGCCCTCCAAGATTTTATTGCTAAACATCCCGACACGCCAAAACGGATCTACTGTACCTACACGGCAATGCTGGCACTGAGGCGGCGCCTCAGTAAAATGACGGAGGTCGAGGTCATCTCATGA
- a CDS encoding hypothetical protein (RAAC3_TM7_1_136) — MNKELAILQLYPRDMNIYGDWGNVLTIMRRAQWHGYEPKLYEYNPGDVFPEHVDILIGGGGQDAGQDIIQDDLLKISSKLHELTDADTPMLLICGLYQLFGNFFKTKDGHVIKGTGLLDIETYGGPERMIGNIVIKSDEFGEIVGYENHSGQTFLSAGMKPFGKVIRGAGNNGQDDYEGARYKNVIGSYLHGSLLPKNPAIADWLIEKATTKKFGDFTPSVIDDRFAQKAREVAVRRPR, encoded by the coding sequence ATGAACAAAGAGCTCGCCATCCTACAACTCTACCCGCGTGATATGAATATTTATGGCGACTGGGGGAATGTCCTGACCATCATGCGCCGCGCCCAGTGGCACGGCTATGAACCGAAGCTATACGAATACAATCCAGGCGACGTCTTCCCCGAGCACGTCGATATTTTGATCGGTGGCGGTGGTCAAGATGCCGGCCAAGATATAATCCAAGACGACTTGTTAAAAATTAGCTCAAAACTTCATGAACTGACCGATGCAGACACGCCGATGCTGCTCATTTGTGGTCTTTACCAACTGTTCGGCAATTTCTTTAAGACGAAGGACGGCCATGTTATCAAAGGCACCGGCTTGCTCGACATCGAGACATACGGTGGACCCGAGCGGATGATCGGCAATATCGTCATCAAAAGTGATGAGTTCGGTGAGATCGTCGGCTACGAAAATCACAGTGGCCAAACATTCCTCAGCGCTGGCATGAAGCCATTTGGCAAAGTCATCCGCGGCGCTGGCAACAACGGCCAAGATGATTACGAAGGCGCCCGTTATAAAAATGTTATCGGTAGCTACCTGCACGGTTCACTCTTGCCAAAAAATCCTGCCATCGCCGACTGGCTGATTGAAAAAGCCACTACTAAAAAGTTCGGCGACTTTACGCCCAGCGTTATCGATGACCGCTTTGCCCAAAAAGCCCGTGAAGTTGCCGTTCGACGCCCGCGTTAA